One window of the Vigna radiata var. radiata cultivar VC1973A chromosome 1, Vradiata_ver6, whole genome shotgun sequence genome contains the following:
- the LOC106773159 gene encoding zinc finger CCCH domain-containing protein 20 encodes MMLGEHHRANPTVHVPPWPTHDDPTAEMYSSFLSNDVNAAEYSPYYIQEALTALQRYLPANETDADSDSEAQPDAPVDAYSCDHFRMYEFKVRRCARGRSHDWTECPYAHPGEKARRRDPRKYHYSGAACPEFRKGSCKKGDTCEFAHGVFECWLHPARYRTQPCKDGTSCRRRVCFFAHTPEQLRLVPMQSPRSSGDSYDGSPMRQVLQSSAFMSSPAASLSPPESPPVSPSMNEMVASLRNLQLGKMKSMPHNRNVSVGSPGYGSPRGSVLRPGFCSLPTTPTQQPGRSGVNYLDIWEQSVEEEPVMERVESGRGIRAKMFEKLSKENSLEGSGQGSGAPDVGWVSELVK; translated from the coding sequence ATGATGCTCGGAGAGCACCATCGAGCGAATCCAACCGTCCACGTCCCACCGTGGCCAACCCACGATGATCCAACGGCTGAGATGTActcttcttttttatcaaacGACGTCAATGCTGCCGAGTACTCTCCCTACTATATTCAAGAAGCGTTAACGGCGCTGCAGCGTTATCTTCCTGCCAACGAAACTGACGCTGACTCGGACTCCGAGGCTCAACCCGACGCGCCGGTGGACGCGTACTCCTGCGACCATTTTCGCATGTACGAGTTCAAGGTCCGCAGATGCGCGCGTGGCAGGTCTCACGACTGGACCGAGTGTCCGTACGCGCATCCCGGCGAGAAGGCTCGCCGCCGAGACCCTCGTAAGTACCATTACTCCGGCGCGGCATGCCCTGAGTTCCGCAAGGGGAGTTGCAAGAAAGGTGATACGTGCGAGTTCGCGCACGGCGTCTTCGAGTGCTGGCTACACCCTGCGCGCTACCGCACGCAGCCGTGCAAGGACGGAACCAGTTGCCGCCGGCGCGTGTGCTTCTTTGCGCACACCCCGGAACAGCTGCGTCTCGTTCCGATGCAGAGTCCTCGCAGCTCGGGGGATTCATACGACGGTTCTCCGATGAGACAGGTTCTGCAGTCTTCGGCGTTCATGTCGTCTCCGGCTGCTTCTCTTTCTCCACCGGAATCTCCACCTGTGTCACCTTCTATGAACGAGATGGTGGCCTCTCTGCGTAATCTGCAGCTTGGTAAGATGAAATCGATGCCACATAACAGAAACGTTTCTGTCGGGTCTCCGGGTTACGGGTCACCAAGAGGTTCCGTACTTCGACCCGGGTTCTGTAGTCTACCCACAACACCAACTCAGCAACCGGGTCGGTCTGGGGTGAACTATTTGGATATCTGGGAGCAAAGTGTTGAGGAGGAGCCAGTGATGGAGAGGGTGGAGTCTGGAAGGGGCATAAGGGCGAAGATGTTTGAGAAGCTGAGCAAAGAGAACTCCCTGGAGGGATCGGGTCAGGGAAGTGGAGCTCCGGATGTTGGGTGGGTTTCGGAGCTTGTGAAGTGA
- the LOC106766125 gene encoding AP-4 complex subunit sigma — MGIRFVLMVNKQGQTRLAQYYEYLTLEERRALEGEIVRKCLARNEQQCSFVEHRNYKIVYRRYASLFFLVGVDDDENELAILEFIHLLVETMDRHFGNVCELDIMFHLEKAHFMLEEMVMNGCIVETNKSNILTPIQLMDKTS; from the exons ATGGGGATCCGATTCGTGTTGATGGTGAACAAGCAAGGCCAAACGCGCCTTGCTCAGTACTACGAATACCTCACTCTCGAAGAGCGTCGAGCTCTGGAAGGTGAAATCGTTCGTAAATGTCTCGCCCGCAACGAACAACAG TGTTCCTTTGTTGAGCATCGCAACTACAAAATCGTGTACAGGCGCTACGCCTCCTTGTTTTTCCTCGTTGGAGTCGACGATGACGag AATGAGCTCGCTATTTTGGAATTTATACACCTCTTGGTTGAAACAATGGATCGTCATTTTGGCAATGTG TGCGAGCTAGATATTATGTTCCATTTAGAAAAGGCGCATTTTATGTTGGAGGAAATGGTTATGAATGGTTGTATTGTGGAGacaaacaaatcaaatattCTGACTCCAATTCAGCTGATGGATAAAACATCTTGA
- the LOC106775372 gene encoding glutathione hydrolase 3 isoform X1 translates to MDSPLLLKSQVLPYKQKWIKIIFCAFVAATIVGVVVKDSTSYGILSRAEKYDEGMTTSDEDIVESDVGVVATDDARCSAIGVSLIKQGGHAVDAAVAAALCIGVVLSASSGIGGGGFMVVRSSSTSQTQAFDMRETAPAAASKNMYEKNLKDKSLGVLSMGVPGELAGLHAAWLKHGRFPWKTLFQPAIELAKKGFEVSPTLGGFIAKDTKKILDDPGLRKLYAPEGTLLKEGDMCKNEELGRTLEVVAEQGPQAFYNGTIAEKLVKDVKEAGGILTMEDLRNYKVEIADAMTLNVMGYTIYGMPPPSSGTLALSMVLNILYSYGDPNAARGNLGLHRLIEALRFMFSVRMNLGDPNFVENINDTISKMLSPSFAKEIQKMIFDNTTFPPEYYMNRWSQLRDHGTSHLCIVDADRNAVSLTSTVNYHFGAGFRSTSTGILVNNEMDDFSAPTEISPDKLPPAPANFIEPNKRPLSSMTPLIVTKNDELVGVLGGSGGMNIAPAVIQVFVNHFILGMKPLDAVLSPRIYHMLIPNVVRYENLTALNGDHIELSKEKRIFLEERGHILSECGALAVTQFVVQNPKTATDMNRKIGKNINLQSKHGTLIAVSDPRKGGCPAAV, encoded by the exons ATGGATTCTCCTTTGTTATTGAAATCCCAAGTTTTGCCTTACAAGCAAAAATGGATCAAAATCATCTTCTGCGCATTCGTGGCTGCCACAA tTGTTGGAGTAGTAGTCAAAGACAGCACCAGTTATGGAATACTATCAAGAGCAGAAAAATATGATGAAGGGATGACAACCAGTGATGAAGATATTGTAGAATCAGATGTGGGAGTTGTTGCAACTGATGATGCTCGATGTTCTGCAATTGGTGTTTCATTGATTAAGCAGGGTGGACATGCTGTGGATGCTGCAGTGGCGGCTGCATTATGCATTGGTGTTGTTCTCTCAGCATCAAGTGGCATAGGGGGTGGCGGTTTCATGGTTGTTCGATCTTCTTCAACCTCCCAAACACAAGCTTTCGACATGAGAGAAACTGCTCCTGCAGCTGCTTCAAAG AATATGTATGAGAAAAATCTCAAGGATAAGAGCTTAGGTGTATTGTCAATGGGAGTTCCTGGTGAATTGGCAGGCCTTCATGCAGCTTGGTTAAAGCATGGACGATTTCCATGGAAGACCTTATTCCAACCAGCTATAGAACTTGCTAAGAAAGGTTTTGAAGTGTCTCCTACTCTGGGAGGTTTCATAGCTAAAGATACCAAAAAGATATTGGATGATCCTGGGTTAAGAAAGCTATATGCACCCGAAGGAACTTTGCTGAAAGAAGGGGATATGTGTAAAAATGAGGAGCTCGGTCGCACCTTGGAGGTAGTGGCAGAGCAAGGGCCACAAGCTTTCTACAATGGTACCATTGCTGAAAAGTTAGTGAAGGATGTCAAAGAGGCTGGTGGCATTTTAACAATGGAAGATCTACGCAATTACAAGGTGGAAATAGCAGATGCAATGACTCTGAATGTGATGGGATACACCATATATGGAATGCCACCTCCTTCGTCTGGAACACTTGCTCTTTCAATG GTTCTAAACATCTTGTACAGTTATGGAGATCCTAATGCTGCAAGGGGAAATCTTGGTCTACATCGTCTAATAGAAGCTCTGAGATTCATGTTTTCTGTTAGAATGAACTTGGGTGACCCTAACTTCGTTGAAAACATTAATGATACTATATCCAAAATGCTTTCTCCATCTTTTGCCAAAGAAATTcagaaaatgatttttgatAACACTACTTTCCCTCCAGAGTACTATATGAACAG GTGGAGTCAACTGAGAGATCACGGAACAAGTCATCTGTGTATTGTTGATGCTGATAGAAATGCTGTATCACTAACATCAACTGTAAACTATCATTTTGGAGCTGGGTTTCGTTCTACTTCTACTGGTATTTTGGTCAACAATGAGATGGATGACTTCTCTGCACCCACTGAAATATCTCCTGATAAGCTGCCTCCCGCTCCAGCAAATTTTATTGAACCAAACAAAAGACCACTGTCTTCCATGACTCCTCTTATCGTCACAAAG AATGACGAGTTGGTTGGGGTGCTTGGAGGGAGCGGTGGAATGAACATTGCTCCAGCAGTGATTCAAGTCTTTGTTAATCATTTCATCTTGGGAATGAAACCCTTGGATGCAGTTCTGAGCCCAAGGATCTATCACATG CTAATACCAAATGTAGTTAGGTATGAGAATTTGACTGCACTGAACGGTGATCACATTGAGCTTTCTAAAGAAAAAAGGATTTTCCTAGAAGAAAGAGGTCATATACTGAGTGAGTGTGGAGCTTTAGCTGTCACTCAATTTGTTGTCCAAAATCCGAAAACTGCAACTGACATGAATAGGAAAATTGGTAAAAACATCAACTTACAATCAAAGCATGGTACTCTTATTGCCGTAAGTGATCCTCGAAAAGGTGGATGTCCGGCTGCTGTTTAA
- the LOC106775372 gene encoding glutathione hydrolase 3 isoform X2, with translation MTTSDEDIVESDVGVVATDDARCSAIGVSLIKQGGHAVDAAVAAALCIGVVLSASSGIGGGGFMVVRSSSTSQTQAFDMRETAPAAASKNMYEKNLKDKSLGVLSMGVPGELAGLHAAWLKHGRFPWKTLFQPAIELAKKGFEVSPTLGGFIAKDTKKILDDPGLRKLYAPEGTLLKEGDMCKNEELGRTLEVVAEQGPQAFYNGTIAEKLVKDVKEAGGILTMEDLRNYKVEIADAMTLNVMGYTIYGMPPPSSGTLALSMVLNILYSYGDPNAARGNLGLHRLIEALRFMFSVRMNLGDPNFVENINDTISKMLSPSFAKEIQKMIFDNTTFPPEYYMNRWSQLRDHGTSHLCIVDADRNAVSLTSTVNYHFGAGFRSTSTGILVNNEMDDFSAPTEISPDKLPPAPANFIEPNKRPLSSMTPLIVTKNDELVGVLGGSGGMNIAPAVIQVFVNHFILGMKPLDAVLSPRIYHMLIPNVVRYENLTALNGDHIELSKEKRIFLEERGHILSECGALAVTQFVVQNPKTATDMNRKIGKNINLQSKHGTLIAVSDPRKGGCPAAV, from the exons ATGACAACCAGTGATGAAGATATTGTAGAATCAGATGTGGGAGTTGTTGCAACTGATGATGCTCGATGTTCTGCAATTGGTGTTTCATTGATTAAGCAGGGTGGACATGCTGTGGATGCTGCAGTGGCGGCTGCATTATGCATTGGTGTTGTTCTCTCAGCATCAAGTGGCATAGGGGGTGGCGGTTTCATGGTTGTTCGATCTTCTTCAACCTCCCAAACACAAGCTTTCGACATGAGAGAAACTGCTCCTGCAGCTGCTTCAAAG AATATGTATGAGAAAAATCTCAAGGATAAGAGCTTAGGTGTATTGTCAATGGGAGTTCCTGGTGAATTGGCAGGCCTTCATGCAGCTTGGTTAAAGCATGGACGATTTCCATGGAAGACCTTATTCCAACCAGCTATAGAACTTGCTAAGAAAGGTTTTGAAGTGTCTCCTACTCTGGGAGGTTTCATAGCTAAAGATACCAAAAAGATATTGGATGATCCTGGGTTAAGAAAGCTATATGCACCCGAAGGAACTTTGCTGAAAGAAGGGGATATGTGTAAAAATGAGGAGCTCGGTCGCACCTTGGAGGTAGTGGCAGAGCAAGGGCCACAAGCTTTCTACAATGGTACCATTGCTGAAAAGTTAGTGAAGGATGTCAAAGAGGCTGGTGGCATTTTAACAATGGAAGATCTACGCAATTACAAGGTGGAAATAGCAGATGCAATGACTCTGAATGTGATGGGATACACCATATATGGAATGCCACCTCCTTCGTCTGGAACACTTGCTCTTTCAATG GTTCTAAACATCTTGTACAGTTATGGAGATCCTAATGCTGCAAGGGGAAATCTTGGTCTACATCGTCTAATAGAAGCTCTGAGATTCATGTTTTCTGTTAGAATGAACTTGGGTGACCCTAACTTCGTTGAAAACATTAATGATACTATATCCAAAATGCTTTCTCCATCTTTTGCCAAAGAAATTcagaaaatgatttttgatAACACTACTTTCCCTCCAGAGTACTATATGAACAG GTGGAGTCAACTGAGAGATCACGGAACAAGTCATCTGTGTATTGTTGATGCTGATAGAAATGCTGTATCACTAACATCAACTGTAAACTATCATTTTGGAGCTGGGTTTCGTTCTACTTCTACTGGTATTTTGGTCAACAATGAGATGGATGACTTCTCTGCACCCACTGAAATATCTCCTGATAAGCTGCCTCCCGCTCCAGCAAATTTTATTGAACCAAACAAAAGACCACTGTCTTCCATGACTCCTCTTATCGTCACAAAG AATGACGAGTTGGTTGGGGTGCTTGGAGGGAGCGGTGGAATGAACATTGCTCCAGCAGTGATTCAAGTCTTTGTTAATCATTTCATCTTGGGAATGAAACCCTTGGATGCAGTTCTGAGCCCAAGGATCTATCACATG CTAATACCAAATGTAGTTAGGTATGAGAATTTGACTGCACTGAACGGTGATCACATTGAGCTTTCTAAAGAAAAAAGGATTTTCCTAGAAGAAAGAGGTCATATACTGAGTGAGTGTGGAGCTTTAGCTGTCACTCAATTTGTTGTCCAAAATCCGAAAACTGCAACTGACATGAATAGGAAAATTGGTAAAAACATCAACTTACAATCAAAGCATGGTACTCTTATTGCCGTAAGTGATCCTCGAAAAGGTGGATGTCCGGCTGCTGTTTAA